From a single Brassica napus cultivar Da-Ae chromosome C9, Da-Ae, whole genome shotgun sequence genomic region:
- the LOC106418193 gene encoding probable pectinesterase/pectinesterase inhibitor 61, with product MGYDRLGPSGSATNTNQKDPATSLPELQKRTKKTKLILFTLAVLVVAVVCLGIFAGIRAVGSDQHAPKLNREPTREISQTCSKAQYPNLCIDTLLDFPGALTADEKQLIHISFNATLQSFSKALYSSSTISYTQMPPRVRSAYDSCLELLDDSVDALSRALSSIVAASSSDESHSDVMTWLSSAMTNHDTCTEGFDEAGDGGGGVKDQVIGAVKDLSEMVSNCLAIFSGNVNDLSGVPVVNHRKLLGEEETEEFPNWLKRGDRELLGTPATKIQADITVSKDGNGTFKTIAEAIKKAPEHSSRRFVIYVKAGKYEEEILKVGRKKTNLMFIGDGKGRTVITGGKSIVDDLTTFHTATFAATGAGFIVRDITFENYAGPAKHQAVALRVGGDHAVVYRCSIIGYQDALYVHSNRQFFRECEIYGTVDFIFGNAAVILQSCNIYARKPMPQQKITITAQNRKDPNQNTGISIHACKLLATADLEASKGSYPTYLGRPWKLYSRVVYMMSDMGDHINPRGWLEWNGPFALDSLYYGEYMNRGPGSSTGQRVKWPGYHVITSTVEASKFTVGQFIGGSSWLPSTGVAFFSGLSQ from the exons ATGGGTTACGATAGGCTTGGACCATCAGGTTCGGCAACAAACACGAACCAGAAAGACCCTGCCACGTCACTCCCGGAGCTACAGAAGAGAACTAAGAAGACGAAGCTGATTCTCTTCACGCTAGCAGTACTAGTTGTCGCAGTGGTCTGCTTAGGGATCTTTGCCGGCATCCGAGCGGTAGGTTCAGATCAACATGCGCCGAAACTAAACCGTGAACCTACCCGAGAAATCTCCCAAACCTGTAGCAAAGCCCAATACCCGAACCTCTGCATCGACACGCTTCTCGACTTTCCGGGAGCTTTAACCGCCGACGAGAAACAGCTCATCCACATCTCTTTCAACGCGACGCTTCAGAGTTTCAGCAAAGCGCTTTACTCATCGTCCACGATCTCCTACACTCAGATGCCGCCACGTGTACGATCAGCTTACGACTCGTGTCTCGAGCTGCTCGACGACTCAGTCGACGCGCTATCTCGCGCTCTCTCCTCCATCGTCGCCGCCTCGTCCTCAGATGAATCTCACTCCGATGTAATGACGTGGCTTAGCTCTGCGATGACTAACCACGACACGTGCACGGAGGGATTCGACGAAGCCGGAGACGGCGGAGGAGGTGTGAAGGATCAAGTGATCGGAGCGGTGAAGGACTTGTCGGAGATGGTGAGTAACTGCCTAGCGATATTCTCCGGCAACGTCAACGATTTGAGCGGAGTTCCGGTGGTGAACCATAGGAAGTTGCTTGGGGAGGAAGAAACAGAGGAGTTTCCGAATTGGTTGAAGAGAGGAGACAGAGAGCTTCTCGGTACTCCGGCGACGAAGATTCAGGCGGATATCACGGTGTCTAAAGATGGTAACGGAACGTTTAAGACAATAGCGGAGGCGATCAAGAAAGCGCCGGAGCATAGTAGCCGTCGATTCGTCATCTACGTCAAAGCAGGAAAGTACGAAGAAGAAATTCTCAAGGTTGGGAGGAAAAAAACGAACTTAATGTTCATCGGAGACGGCAAGGGTAGAACTGTCATAACCGGTGGAAAAAGCATCGTCGATGACCTCACTACTTTTCACACGGCCACTTTCG CCGCGACGGGAGCTGGATTTATAgtgagagacataaccttcgaGAACTACGCTGGACCGGCGAAGCACCAGGCCGTGGCACTTCGTGTCGGCGGAGACCACGCGGTGGTTTACCGTTGCAGCATTATCGGATACCAAGACGCGCTCTACGTACATTCCAACCGACAGTTTTTCCGCGAATGCGAGATTTACGGAACGGTCGATTTCATATTCGGAAACGCAGCTGTGATCTTACAGAGCTGTAACATCTACGCACGTAAACCAATGCCTCAGCAGAAAATCACCATCACGGCTCAGAACCGGAAAGACCCGAACCAAAACACGGGGATCTCGATCCACGCTTGTAAGCTTCTAGCAACTGCTGATCTCGAAGCCTCGAAAGGTAGTTATCCGACGTATCTCGGTCGTCCGTGGAAGTTATACTCTAGAGTTGTGTACATGATGTCGGATATGGGCGACCACATTAACCCGAGAGGATGGTTGGAATGGAACGGTCCGTTTGCGTTGGACTCTTTGTACTACGGTGAGTATATGAACCGAGGGCCGGGGTCGAGTACGGGTCAACGAGTCAAGTGGCCCGGTTATCACGTTATTACTTCAACGGTCGAGGCAAGTAAGTTTACGGTGGGTCAGTTCATTGGGGGTTCATCGTGGTTGCCATCCACGGGCGTGGCCTTCTTCTCTGGGTTGTCACAGTAA
- the LOC106417280 gene encoding uncharacterized mitochondrial protein AtMg00240-like, whose translation MAGKPSPIPVDQSIELFYDLKKPLIDDPSVYRRLVGQLMYLTITRPDITFDVNKLCQFAMNPQNIHLQVAYNVVHYLKGTIGLGLFYSEDSDLILKTYNDADWRSCLDTRRSTSGLCMFLGSALFSWKSKKQDVVSHSSAESEYKAI comes from the coding sequence ATGGCTGGCAAGCCATCACCTATACCAGTGGATCAGAGTATTGAACTCTTCTATGATCTGAAAAAACCACTTATTGATGATCCAAGTGTTTATCGAAGGCTGGTTGGACAACTAATGTACCTCACCATTACACGTCCGGATATAACTTTTGATGTGAACAAGCTTTGTCAGTTTGCTATGAATCCACAGAATATTCATCTTCAAGTTGCATACAATGTGGTTCATTACCTCAAAGGAACTATTGGTCTTGGCCTATTCTATTCTGAAGACTCTGATCTGATTCTCAAAACATACAATGATGCAGATTGGAGATCTTGCTTAGATACAAGACGTTCTACATCCGGGTTATGTATGTTTCTTGGTTCAGCTCTCTTCTCATGGAAATCTAAGAAGCAAGACGTTGTCTCTCATTCCTCAGCTGAATCAGAGTATAAAGCAATATAA